A stretch of DNA from Dioscorea cayenensis subsp. rotundata cultivar TDr96_F1 unplaced genomic scaffold, TDr96_F1_v2_PseudoChromosome.rev07_lg8_w22 25.fasta BLBR01001619.1, whole genome shotgun sequence:
tttcgatttaaaagtaaaatttttagaaaatcagGGACGTTTTGgatatttgatataattgaagGACTTGTTGGAGAATTAAAATAGTTGGAGAGATTTGTTGTTAAAATTAAACTCcttaattaatttagttttagaAGGTATTGGTGACATCTTGGTGCATTTTTAAGCTATCATAAATAATCAATTTTGTCCGAATTGTCTCACCTTAGAAATAAATTACCATAGTTACTCTGTTTTTATTAATCCATGATTGACAAAAACAGAAagattaattttatcaaaaataaatgaaaaaaatttagtaatagGAGAAGATATACATTGAAAAAGGTGTTGTATTTTAGTGAAACTGTTGTGCCTATCCTTTAAAATGACATCATCCTAATGAAACTGAAGCTTTGAATTCAATTGACTTTGTATAAGAAACAAACAAGTTTGAAAGAagcaactatatatatatatgtggtgcAATTTCATTGCAACTCTTAAAAGTCCAGTGAAAGGTGTCATCTTGCATGCCTCCCTtccttttataattaattaatcctttatatatatatatatatatatatatatttatatttatgtatgtatggaAGTGATCATGCATATAGAACTTAGAGAAAAGTGAAGGATGGGAAGAGCAAAGatacaaataaaaaggattgaGAACATGATGAACAGACAAGTAACATTCTCAAAGAGAAGGAATGGATTGCTTAAGAAAGTTTATGAACTTTCAATTCTCTGTGACATTGATATTGCTCTCATTATGTTCTCTCCAGCTGGAAAGCTAGTCATGTTCTCATCAAAGAAAAggttcatttctttattttcatttcttctctctctctctctctctctctctctctctttcttaatGATCAGTGAATTCctgtatatttttctttcaccTTTTCAGTTTTGAAGATATTCTTACAAGGTTCCTTGCAGATCTCCCTCAAAATCAAAGAGAAATGTAACCATtattaatctatatatatatatatatatacatatattgtttgtttgatattatatatatcttatgttGTTTTCTTATGATACTTAATTGGATGAAAAATCTTGAGCAGCAAGTGCAATGAAgaggtatgttttttttatcactcttattattgttctttttttttagtattaattaaataaactttCATGTTTTCTGCACAGTTATTGCAAACATCTCTTCAGAAGTTAAATTATGAGAGTTCATTAGCTTCTCAGTGTTCTTCATCCAGGTTCTATTTAGTATTaatactttcttttgtttttcatacaaaaaatatagaaaCATTTAGAATGTATTGTTATTCTTTAATTGTTAACTATTAATTGCAGCTCAAGAGATTCAATCAGGAAGAATATAGAGGTAAATAACTTggccaatttttttcttttatatgtatatatatatatatatatatatactaattaagATTGTATGAAATTTTGTAGGACCTTTGTAATGAGATAAAGGAATGCAAGATCAAATTGGAGGAAGACACAAAGAAATTAAGGTATGGATTAGTCTCAGTTTAAGCttgaaatttagaaataattaattaattaagaacttGTGAGATAAGTTTGGATACATATAAATGAAAGGATTCTACATGGAGATGTGAGTAAAAAACTATCTATGAATGAAGTTGAAGAGCATGAAGTCATATTAAATGAAGCTTTGAGCAAAGTGTTACAAAAAAAGGTTAAGACCTCTCTTGATTTTCAAATAGCT
This window harbors:
- the LOC120256754 gene encoding agamous-like MADS-box protein AGL104; protein product: MGRAKIQIKRIENMMNRQVTFSKRRNGLLKKVYELSILCDIDIALIMFSPAGKLVMFSSKKSFEDILTRFLADLPQNQREIKCNEELLQTSLQKLNYESSLASQCSSSSSRDSIRKNIEDLCNEIKECKIKLEEDTKKLRILHGDVSKKLSMNEVEEHEVILNEALSKVLQKK